A segment of the Flavobacteriales bacterium genome:
GCGGGTGGCCAACTCATGCAACTGGTCGCGCTCGCGGCGAAGTTCTGAATCATGGATGTGCTTGTGCAAGGCCATCTCGATCGCCGCCTGCACCTCCACCACCTTGAAGGGCTTCACGATGTAGCCGTAGGGCTCGGCGATGCGCGCTTTGTTCAGCGTGGCCTCGTCGCTATAGGCGGTGAGGAAGATCACTGGAAGACCCAGCTCGCCGCCGATCACCATGGCGGCTTCGATGCCGCTCATGTCGCCCTTGAGCATGATGTCCATGAGCACCAGGTCCGGTCGATGCTGCTCCGCCAGATCGATGGCCGCCTGGCCCTCGGCCGCAGAGCCCGCGATCTCGTACCCCAATTGCGTGAGCGTGCGCTCGATGTCCTTGCGCACGATTCCTTCGTCTTCGACCACCAGGATCCGGCTCGACATGCTTGCTCGGTTTAATTCGATCCGCGCTGTGCGCTGCTTGGTTGCGGCAACGTTATTACGCTTCGCCCGCGAAGTTGGTTCAAATCGCTCAACGGGCGGGCGGCATCGACCGGAACGAGGCGTTGCGCGCCGCTCTCCATCTTTGTCGGCCTTCTCCCGCGGGCCGGATGGCCGGGCAATGCCTCAGTAGATCCCCATGGACATCACCTCTATCAAAACGGTCCTCGACCACACCGCCCTTACCGGCACCACCCTGACCGTGGCCGGTTGGGTGCGCACCTTCCGCAACGACCGTTTCATCGCCCTGAATGATGGCAGCACCATCCGCAACCTGCAGTGCGTGATCGACCAGGAGAAGGTTGATGCGGCAACGCGGGCACGTTTCACCACCAGCGCCGCCGTGCAGTGCACAGGCGTGATTGTGGAGAGCAAGGGCAGCGGCCAGCGCGTAGAGATGCAGGTGACCGCCGTGGAAGTGCTGGGCGACAGCGACGCGGAGAAGTACCCCATCCAACCCAAGAAGCACAGCTTGGAGTTCCTGCGGGAGAATGCCCACCTGCGCTTCCGCACGAACACCTACAGCGCCATTTTCCGGATCCGTCACCAGGTGAGCTTCGGCATCCACGAGTACTTCGACCTGAACGGATACAACTATTTCCACGCGCCGATCATCAC
Coding sequences within it:
- a CDS encoding response regulator; the encoded protein is MSSRILVVEDEGIVRKDIERTLTQLGYEIAGSAAEGQAAIDLAEQHRPDLVLMDIMLKGDMSGIEAAMVIGGELGLPVIFLTAYSDEATLNKARIAEPYGYIVKPFKVVEVQAAIEMALHKHIHDSELRRERDQLHELATREASTGPLFLKHQGRQVRVALEDVYYISALKDYFSVHVKDKRYIVHGTMKHIESRLPTDKFMRIHRSFIVRLDKVEAIDAPHVIMEDGKGSIPIGDSFYGKLLERVALK